One genomic segment of Brassica napus cultivar Da-Ae chromosome A3, Da-Ae, whole genome shotgun sequence includes these proteins:
- the LOC106448342 gene encoding vacuolar cation/proton exchanger 3 isoform X2, with the protein MGSIAEPWGISESENANGTPKGLSRELRHGKTAHNMSSSSLRKKSDLRLIQNVPCKTLKNVLSNLQEVILGTKLALLFLAIPLAVIADYYHYGRPLIFGLSLIGLTPLAERVSFLTEQLAFYTGPTVGGLLNATCGNATELIIAILALANNKVAVVKYSLLGSILSNLLLVLGSSLVCGGIANIRREQRFDRKQADVNFFLLLMGLLCHLLPLLLKYAATGEASTSLINKMSLSLSRTSSIVMLIAYIAYLIFQLWTHRQFFEAQEDDEDDAYNDEVTVEETPVIGFWSGFAWLAGMTLVIALLSEYVVATIEDASDSWGLSVSFISIILLPIVGNAAEHAGAIIFAFKNKLDISLGVALGSATQISLFVVPLSVIVAWIMGIKMDLNFNTLETSCLALAIIITAFTLQVNISPYTYIYNNRLYFLGWLLGWNISLHEGTCSIVVLCHHRRMFLRRPNSSAKRYRPGDATQEQ; encoded by the exons ATGGGAAGTATCGCCGAGCCATGGGGAATCTCGGAGAGCGAAAACGCAAACGGGACACCAAAGGGTTTGAGCAGGGAGCTGCGACATGGGAAAACGGCACACAACATGTCGTCATCGTCGCTAAGGAAGAAGTCAGACCTGCGATTGATTCAGAACGTTCCATGCAAAACTCTCAAGAACGTTCTCTCTAATCTCCAAGAAGTCATTCTTGGTACTAAACTCGCTCTCTTGTTTCTCGCGATCCCTCTCGCCGTTATCGCCGATTATTACCACTACGGTCGC CCGTTGATATTTGGACTGAGCTTGATAGGTCTGACACCTCTTGCTGAGCGAGTTAGCTTTTTGACAGA GCAACTAGCTTTCTACACCGGCCCAACAG TGGGCGGTTTGTTGAACGCCACTTGTGGAAACGCGACGGAGCTAATAATAGCGATACTAGCGTTGGCCAATAACAAAGTGGCAGTTGTTAAATACTCTCTGTTGGGTTCAATTCTCTCAAACCTTCTCCTGGTTCTCGGCTCTTCCCTCGTCTGTGGTGGAATTGCCAATATCCGCCGCGAGCAGCGGTTCGACCGG AAACAAGCTGATGTGAACTTCTTTTTGCTGCTCATGGGTCTGCTATGTCATTTACTCCCATTGCTGCTAAAATATGCAGCGACCGGAGAAGCATCGACCTCTCTGATCAACAAAATGTCGCTTAGCCTGTCCAGGACAAGCAGCATCGTCATGCTTATTGCTTACATTGCTTATCTCATCTTCCAGCTCTGGACTCACCGCCAATTTTTTGAAGCACAAGAG GATGACGAGGATGATGCGTATAATGATGAAGTGACCGTTGAAGAAACTCCGGTGATAGGGTTTTGGAGCGGATTTGCTTGGCTAGCTGGGATGACACTCGTCATCGCATTGCTATCAGAGTATGTTGTGGCCACAATCGAG GATGCATCGGACTCATGGGGACTATCAGTGAGTTTCATAAGCATCATATTGCTTCCCATTGTTGGAAATGCCGCTGAGCACGCTGGAGCCATCATCTTCGCTTTCAAAAACAAGCTC GACATATCTCTAGGGGTCGCGTTGGGCTCTGCAACTCAGATTTCTTTGTTTGTG GTCCCTTTGAGTGTTATCGTTGCGTGGATCATGGGAATCAAGATGGATCTCAACTTCAACACCCTTGAAACAAGCTGTCTAGCCCTGGCAATTATCATCACAGCCTTCACTTTACAGGTTAACATTTCTCCTTACACTTACa tttataataatcGTTTGTATTTTTTGGGATGGTTATTAGGATGGAACATCTCATTACATGAAGGGACTTGTTCTATTGTTGTGCTATGTCATCATCGCCGCATGTTTCTTCGTCGACCAAATTCCTCAGCCAAAAGGTACCGGCCTGGAGATGCAACCCAAGAACAGTGA
- the LOC106448342 gene encoding vacuolar cation/proton exchanger 3 isoform X1: MGSIAEPWGISESENANGTPKGLSRELRHGKTAHNMSSSSLRKKSDLRLIQNVPCKTLKNVLSNLQEVILGTKLALLFLAIPLAVIADYYHYGRPLIFGLSLIGLTPLAERVSFLTEQLAFYTGPTVGGLLNATCGNATELIIAILALANNKVAVVKYSLLGSILSNLLLVLGSSLVCGGIANIRREQRFDRKQADVNFFLLLMGLLCHLLPLLLKYAATGEASTSLINKMSLSLSRTSSIVMLIAYIAYLIFQLWTHRQFFEAQEDDEDDAYNDEVTVEETPVIGFWSGFAWLAGMTLVIALLSEYVVATIEDASDSWGLSVSFISIILLPIVGNAAEHAGAIIFAFKNKLDISLGVALGSATQISLFVVPLSVIVAWIMGIKMDLNFNTLETSCLALAIIITAFTLQDGTSHYMKGLVLLLCYVIIAACFFVDQIPQPKGTGLEMQPKNSEGGGFVSA; this comes from the exons ATGGGAAGTATCGCCGAGCCATGGGGAATCTCGGAGAGCGAAAACGCAAACGGGACACCAAAGGGTTTGAGCAGGGAGCTGCGACATGGGAAAACGGCACACAACATGTCGTCATCGTCGCTAAGGAAGAAGTCAGACCTGCGATTGATTCAGAACGTTCCATGCAAAACTCTCAAGAACGTTCTCTCTAATCTCCAAGAAGTCATTCTTGGTACTAAACTCGCTCTCTTGTTTCTCGCGATCCCTCTCGCCGTTATCGCCGATTATTACCACTACGGTCGC CCGTTGATATTTGGACTGAGCTTGATAGGTCTGACACCTCTTGCTGAGCGAGTTAGCTTTTTGACAGA GCAACTAGCTTTCTACACCGGCCCAACAG TGGGCGGTTTGTTGAACGCCACTTGTGGAAACGCGACGGAGCTAATAATAGCGATACTAGCGTTGGCCAATAACAAAGTGGCAGTTGTTAAATACTCTCTGTTGGGTTCAATTCTCTCAAACCTTCTCCTGGTTCTCGGCTCTTCCCTCGTCTGTGGTGGAATTGCCAATATCCGCCGCGAGCAGCGGTTCGACCGG AAACAAGCTGATGTGAACTTCTTTTTGCTGCTCATGGGTCTGCTATGTCATTTACTCCCATTGCTGCTAAAATATGCAGCGACCGGAGAAGCATCGACCTCTCTGATCAACAAAATGTCGCTTAGCCTGTCCAGGACAAGCAGCATCGTCATGCTTATTGCTTACATTGCTTATCTCATCTTCCAGCTCTGGACTCACCGCCAATTTTTTGAAGCACAAGAG GATGACGAGGATGATGCGTATAATGATGAAGTGACCGTTGAAGAAACTCCGGTGATAGGGTTTTGGAGCGGATTTGCTTGGCTAGCTGGGATGACACTCGTCATCGCATTGCTATCAGAGTATGTTGTGGCCACAATCGAG GATGCATCGGACTCATGGGGACTATCAGTGAGTTTCATAAGCATCATATTGCTTCCCATTGTTGGAAATGCCGCTGAGCACGCTGGAGCCATCATCTTCGCTTTCAAAAACAAGCTC GACATATCTCTAGGGGTCGCGTTGGGCTCTGCAACTCAGATTTCTTTGTTTGTG GTCCCTTTGAGTGTTATCGTTGCGTGGATCATGGGAATCAAGATGGATCTCAACTTCAACACCCTTGAAACAAGCTGTCTAGCCCTGGCAATTATCATCACAGCCTTCACTTTACAG GATGGAACATCTCATTACATGAAGGGACTTGTTCTATTGTTGTGCTATGTCATCATCGCCGCATGTTTCTTCGTCGACCAAATTCCTCAGCCAAAAGGTACCGGCCTGGAGATGCAACCCAAGAACAGTGAGGGAGGAGGATTTGTCTCTGCTTAG
- the LOC106376908 gene encoding high mobility group B protein 1: protein MKTAKGKDKAKNTKEALKPVDDRKVGKRKAPAEKGETRKEKKAKKDPNKPKRAPSAFFVFLEDFRITFKKENPNVKAVSAVGKAAGQKWKSMSQDEKAPYEEKAAKRKAEYEKLMDAYNKNLEEGSDESEKSRSEVNDEDEASEEEAQPDKGKAGDDDDAEDDDDDADDDEEED, encoded by the exons ATGAAGACAGCAAAGGGGAAAGATAAAGCTAAGAACACCAAGGAAGCCTTGAAGCCTGTTGATGACAG aaAGGTGGGAAAGAGGAAGGCACCGGCTGAGAAGGGAGAGACTCGTAAAGAGAAGAAGGCCAAGAAGGATCCTAACAAACCCAAAAGAGCTCCTAGTGCCTTCTTTGTCTTCCT AGAAGATTTTAGGATAACTTTCAAGAAAGAGAATCCAAATGTGAAGGCTGTATCTGCT GTTGGGAAAGCTGCAGGTCAGAAATGGAAGTCAATGTCTCAAGAT GAAAAAGCTCCATATGAAGAGAAAGCTGCGAAGAGGAAAGCTGAATATGAAAAGCTTATGGATGCATACAACAAAAACTTG GAGGAAGGGAGTGATGAATCTGAAAAGTCTAGGTCTGAGGtgaatgatgaagatgaagctaGTGAGGAG GAAGCGCAGCCAGATAAGGGAAAGGCAGGAGATGACGATGATGCTgaagatgacgatgatgatgctgatgatgacgaggaagaagactaA